One part of the Microtus ochrogaster isolate Prairie Vole_2 chromosome 18, MicOch1.0, whole genome shotgun sequence genome encodes these proteins:
- the Zbtb7c gene encoding zinc finger and BTB domain-containing protein 7C: protein MANDIDELIGIPFPNHSSEVLCSLNEQRHAGLLCDVLLVVQEQEYRTHRSVLAACSKYFKKLFTAGSLASQPYVYEIDFVQPEALAAILEFAYTSTLTITASNVKHILNAARMLEIQCIVNVCLEIMEPGGNGGEEDKEEEDDDEDDDDEEDEEEEEEEEEEEEEDDTEDFADQENLPDPQDINCPQSPSKADHLTEKDYSDTPRDFPDAFQPGSPGHLGVIRDFSIESLLRENLYPKANIPDRRPSLSPFAPEFFPHLWPGDFGAFAQLPEQPMDSGPLDLVIKNRKIKEEEKEELGPPPPPPFPSDFFKDVFPDLPGGPLGPIKAENDYGAYLNFLSATHLGSLFPPWPLVEERKLKPKASQQCPICHKVIMGAGKLPRHMRTHTGEKPYMCSICEVRFTRQDKLKIHMRKHTGERPYLCIHCNAKFVHNYDLKNHMRIHTGVRPYQCEFCYKSFTRSDHLHRHIKRQSCRMARPRRGRKPAAWRAASLLFGPGGPTPDKAAFVMPPTLGDVGGHLGGAAVCLPGPSPAKHFLAAPKGALSLQELERQFEETQMKLFGRAQLEAERNAGGLLALALAENVAATRPYFPLPDPWATGLASLPGLTGLNHVASMSEANN from the exons ATGGCCAATGACATTGATGAACTTATCGGCATCCCTTTCCCCAACCACAGCAGTGAAGTGCTGTGCAGTCTCAACGAGCAGCGGCATGCAGGGCTGCTGTGCGACGTGCTGCTGGTGGTTCAGGAGCAGGAGTACCGAACGCACCGCTCGGTGTTGGCTGCATGCAGCAAGTATTTCAAGAAGCTCTTCACGGCCGGcagcctggccagccagccctaTGTCTATGAGATTGACTTTGTCCAGCCGGAGGCTCTAGCCGCCATCCTGGAGTTTGCCTACACCTCCACACTCACCATCACAGCCTCCAACGTCAAGCACATCCTCAATGCTGCCAGGATGCTGGAGATCCAATGCATCGTGAATGTGTGCCTGGAGATCATGGAGCCCGGCGGCAACGGTGgtgaggaggacaaggaggaggaggacgatgACGAAGATGACGATgatgaggaggatgaagaggaggaggaagaggaagaagaggaggaggaggaggatgacacAGAGGACTTTGCTGACCAGGAAAACTTGCCTGACCCCCAGGACATCAACTGCCCCCAAAGCCCCTCCAAGGCGGACCATCTCACAGAGAAAGACTATTCGGACACACCCAGGGACTTCCCCGATGCCTTCCAGCCTGGCAGCCCTGGCCATCTGGGAGTGATACGGGACTTCTCCATTGAATCTCTACTGAGGGAGAACTTGTACCCCAAAGCCAACATCCCTGACAGAAGACCCTCTTTATCTCCGTTTGCCCCAGAATTCTTCCCACACCTCTGGCCAGGGGACTTTGGTGCCTTTGCTCAGCTGCCCGAGCAGCCCATGGACAGTGGGCCACTGGATCTAGTCATCAAGAACCGCAAAatcaaggaggaggagaaggaggagctaggcccgcccccgccccctcccttCCCTAGCGATTTCTTCAAGGACGTGTTTCCTGACCTGCCTGGTGGGCCCCTGGGCCCCATCAAGGCAGAAAATGACTACGGTGCCTATCTCAACTTCCTGAGTGCCACCCACCTGGGGAGCCTCTTCCCACCCTGGCCGCTGGTGGAGGAGCGCAAGCTGAAGCCCAAGGCCTCTCAGCAGTGCCCCATTTGCCACAAGGTCATCATGGGGGCCGGGAAGCTGCCCCGGCACATGAGGACCCACACCGGGGAGAAGCCGTACATGTGCAGCATCTGCGAGGTCCGCTTCACCAG GCAGGACAAGCTGAAGATCCACATGCGCAAACACACGGGGGAACGGCCCTACCTGTGCATTCACTGCAACGCCAAGTTCGTGCACAACTACGACCTCAAGAATCACATGCGCATCCACACGGGCGTGAGGCCCTACCAGTGTGAATTCTGCTACAAGAGCTTCACGCGTTCCGACCACCTGCACCGCCACATCAAGCGACAGAGTTGCCGCATGGCACGGCCCCGGCGCGGCCGTAAGCCCGCCGCCTGGAGGGCCGCCAGCCTGCTCTTCGGGCCAGGTGGTCCCACGCCCGACAAGGCCGCCTTTGTGATGCCACCCACGCTGGGCGACGTGGGGGGCCACCTGGGTGGTGCAGCAGTGTGCCTCCCGGGCCCCAGCCCTGCCAAGCACTTCCTAGCGGCACCCAAGGGCGCCCTGAGCCTGCAGGAGCTGGAGCGGCAGTTCGAGGAGACGCAGATGAAGCTGTTTGGACGTGCGCAGCTGGAGGCCGAGAGGAACGCAGGTGGCCTCCTGGCCCTGGCACTGGCGGAGAATGTGGCCGCCACACGGCCCTACTTCCCACTGCCCGACCCCTGGGCCACAGGCCTGGCCAGCCTGCCTGGGCTCACTGGTCTCAACCACGTGGCCTCCATGTCTGAAGCCAATAACTAG